A stretch of Henckelia pumila isolate YLH828 chromosome 4, ASM3356847v2, whole genome shotgun sequence DNA encodes these proteins:
- the LOC140862881 gene encoding uncharacterized protein, protein MSVVSALKARRALGSGGEGYLIYAIDSSLEGPDIQEIPIIRYYRRFVENFSQIAKPLMQLMRKDVPFVWTSECEEIFHELRRRLTTAPMLALPSGSGGFLVHTDASLQGLDQGVRVLLVLIEPALYTRTRELQAVDLKTQKLARLAQNGNNFGFHLKNDGLLCLFGRVVVPDDFTLREEILSQAHRSRFSVHPGSMKMYKVIRTRNCDAIWVVVDRLSKSAHFFPYNWDFTFDRMTRLYVQEVVRLHGIPLTYHPETDGQSERTIRTLEDMLQDTFMDFGPAWHDHLTLVEFAYNNSYHSSIGMSPFEALYGRRYRTPLFWDEVGERQYMADESNILHPTEVQLDQDFSYVERPLRILDRKDKVLRNKLIPLVMVQWQRRGTEEATWELESRMRVEHPELF, encoded by the exons GCTACTACCGAAGATTCGTGGAGAATTTTTCTCAGATTGCTAAGCCTTTGATGCAGCTTATGAGGAAAGATGTGCCTTTCGTTTGGACGTCAGAGTGTGAGGAGATTTTTCACGAGTTACGACGACGTCTGACTACAGCTCCAATGTTGGctctaccgtctggatcaggtggatTTTTAGttcacactgatgcttctctccaggggtTGGAT CAAGGAGTTCGCGTTTTGTTAGTACTTATCGAACCAGCCTTGTATACTCGTACACGTGAGTTGCAGGCCGTTGATCTAAAGACGCAGAAGTTAGCCCGTTTGGCTCAGAATGggaataattttggttttcatttgaagaatgatggtctgttgtgtctcTTTGGACGTGTGGTAGTTCCTGATGATTTCACATTACGAGAGGAGATTCTGTCTCAAGCTCACCGTAGTAGATTTTCTGTAcatcctggtagcatgaaaatgtacaaggTTATACGTACAAG GAactgcgatgctatttgggttgttgttgatcGATTGTCAAAGTCCGCGCATTTCTTTCCTTACAATTGGGACTTTACTTTTGACAGGATGACACGTCTGTACGTGCAAGAGGTGGTTCGTCTGCATGGAATTCCGTTGA catacCACCCAGAGACCGACGGGCAGAGTGAGAGGACTATTCGTACTCTCGAGGATATGCTTCAAGATACattcatggattttggtccagcgtggcatgaccaCTTGACGTTAGTGGAGTTTGCTTATAATAACAGTTACCACAGCAGCATTGGCATGTCACCATTTGAGGCCTTATACGGACGCCGCTATCGTacgcctttgttttgggacgaagtTGGAGAGCGTCAA TACATGGCAGATGAGTCGAACATATTGCATCCAACTGAGGTGCAACTGGATCAAGATTTTTCCTACGTGGAGAGACCCCtcaggattcttgacaggaaggacaaggtgcttcgaAACAAGCTCATACCTCTAGTGATGGTGCAGTGGCAGCGTAGAGGgactgaagaagcaacttgggagttggagagccggatgagAGTTgagcatccagagttgttttga